One window of the Aquila chrysaetos chrysaetos chromosome 8, bAquChr1.4, whole genome shotgun sequence genome contains the following:
- the LOC115345041 gene encoding basic proline-rich protein-like, giving the protein MHLHMYTGNRRLCRALCGCWGGGVNTAGGLQTRGGTGRARLTQDKPVPAEQDLPPPRFPPPPPRGGTVAVAPPFFSPPGQGLPAPRRLPSPWGRAETRQSPGGRRDGAWRGGGGGGGHGTPALSGRSRRAREPPGGRAPVLPARDPLPRADLPRSSPPGSRHPPPPASSPPRPEPPPAHAHRARFKGNRGPPLGPGLDPPPVPARASPPPPPCVERSRVGPGSAPPLPRTGEGAAGQPLPVSRGPRRPGRGMRYADGGGAPPPPGPRSRWWWWWRRPLPPLRRVVER; this is encoded by the exons ATGCACTTGCACATGTACACCGGGAACCGCAGGCTCTGCAGGGCTCTGTgtgggtgttggggggggggtgtgaacACCGCGGGGGGGCTGCAGACCCGCGGGGGCACTGGCAGAGCCCGACTCACGCAGGACAAACCCGTCCCCGCAGAACAGGACCTCCCCCCTCCTcggttccccccaccccccccgcgtGGGGGGACCGTGGCCGTGgcccccccctttttctctcccccggGACAGGGgctccccgcgccccgccggctCCCCTCGCCGTGGGGCCGTGCCGAGACCCGACAGAGCCCCGGTGGGCGGCGGGACGGggcctggagggggggggggggggggggcgggcacgGGACCCCGGCGCTCTCCGGGCGGAGCCGCCGCGCTCGGGAGCCACCGGGCGGCCGGGCCCCGGTACTGCCGGCCCGGGAccc CCTTCCCCGCGCAGACCTGCCCCGTTCCTCACCCCCGGGGTCCCggcaccccccccctcccgcctcctccccgccccggccggaGCCACCGCCGGCGCATGCGCACCGAGCCCGGTTTAAAGGTAACCGGGGGCCGCCGCTCGGCCCCGGCCTCGACCCGCCCCCGGTACCGGCCcgcgcctccccccccccccccccctgcgTGGAGCGGTCCCGCGTGGGGCCCGGCTcggcccctcccctgccccgcacaggggagggggcggcggggcagcccctgcccgtgtcccgcggcccccgccgcccggggcGGGGGATGCGCTACGCTGATggcggcggggccccgccgccccccgggccGCGCAgccggtggtggtggtggtggcggcggccgctgccgccgctacGCCGCGTCGTCGAACGATAA